Proteins co-encoded in one Arachis hypogaea cultivar Tifrunner chromosome 13, arahy.Tifrunner.gnm2.J5K5, whole genome shotgun sequence genomic window:
- the LOC112737680 gene encoding wax ester synthase/diacylglycerol acyltransferase 4, which produces MESFYEEVEQPVSPPGQYFNSSVICSYVFGFLEIAVPIDDSQAITLIKDVFLPINPRFSSIMVTSKDGKKIWKRVEVKPEEHLKFPKFPENPSIEFYDQYLSDYVSMILNEKTPQNKPLWEIHVIKYPTTNGKGTIIFKLHHALGDGYSLMGALLSCLQRADDPSLPLSFPSKTPAGKASESSGNEKKCMLKRLPSIVSSFFYSLSDSGWSIMKARILKDDKTPIRSGFEACELKPFTLSNISLSLDDIKGIKSKLGVTINDVVTGMIFYGLRLYMQEMKKKSKRAESTAVVMLNTRNIGGYRSVKEMLNPDSKGIWGNQISFLQVSIPKLSEGRISNPIEFVREAHKLIKRKRRSFSVYVIGFILSFEMKLRGPEAVAKNIYNTLENSSVVVSNLMGPVEKMALANHPVNGLYFTMTGLPENVNITIMSYVNTLRITMRTMKGFIDEQKFKNCMEKAFEVIFKAAMET; this is translated from the exons ATGGAAAGCTTCTATGAAGAGGTTGAACAGCCAGTGAGTCCTCCAGGGCAATATTTCAACAGCTCAGTGATATGTTCATATGTTTTTGGATTTCTTGAAATAGCAGTTCCAATTGATGACTCACAGGCCATAACTTTGATTAAAGATGTCTTCCTTCCAATTAATCCACGCTTCTCCTCTATCATG GTTACATCCAAAGATGGCAAAAAGATATGGAAAAGAGTGGAAGTGAAGCCAGAAGAGCATTTGAAGTTTCCCAAATTCCCAGAAAACCCTTCAATTGAATTCTATGACCAATACCTCAGTGACTATGTTTCAATGATTCTAAACGAAAAAACACCACAAAACAAACCACTATGGGAGATCCACGTCATAAAgtatccaacaacaaatggaaaAGGAACCATAATATTCAAACTGCACCATGCACTTGGTGATGGTTATTCACTCATGGGTGCTCTTCTTTCTTGTCTCCAAAGGGCTGACGACCCTTCTCTTCCGTTGTCTTTCCCGTCGAAGACACCGGCGGGGAAGGCATCGGAGTCATCAGGAAATGAAAAGAAGTGCATGTTGAAGAGGTTGCCTTCAATTGTGTcatctttcttttattctttatctGATTCTGGATGGAGCATAATGAAGGCAAGAATACTGAAAGATGATAAGACTCCTATAAGGTCTGGATTTGAAGCATGTGAGTTAAAGCCTTTTACCTTATCAAACATATCATTGTCTCTTGATGATATCAAAGGGATCAAGTCCAAACTTGGTGTG ACAATAAATGATGTGGTTACGGGGATGATCTTCTACGGGCTTCGATTGTACAtgcaagaaatgaagaagaaaagcaaAAGAGCAGAGTCAACAGCAGTGGTGATGCTGAACACAAGAAACATTGGAGGGTACCGTTCAGTGAAGGAGATGCTAAACCCTGATTCTAAGGGTATTTGGGGCAACCAAATTTCTTTCTtacaagtttcaataccaaagcTAAGTGAAGGAAGAATCTCGAATCCTATTGAGTTTGTTAGGGAAGCTCATAAATTAATCAAGAGGAAGAGACGCTCATTCAGTGTTTATGTCATTGGCTTCATCTTGTCTTTTGAGATGAAGTTAAGAGGGCCCGAG GCTGTGGCCAAAAACATTTATAACACTTTGGAGAATTCAAGTGTTGTTGTGTCAAACTTAATGGGGCCAGTTGAGAAGATGGCATTGGCAAATCATCCAGTGAATGGCTTGTACTTCACCATGACAGGTCTCCCTGAG AATGTAAACATTACAATTATGAGTTATGTGAACACATTAAGAATCACCATGAGAACAATGAAGGGGTTCATAGatgaacaaaaattcaaaaactgcATGGAGAAAGCCTTTGAAGTCATATTCAAAGCAGCTATGGAGACTTAA
- the LOC112737678 gene encoding G-type lectin S-receptor-like serine/threonine-protein kinase At2g19130 isoform X2, translated as MGSWVFKFDLVLLFLMSFWFHVSIESDSIFPGQRLSGSETLVSDGEMFEMGFFSTSGSGNNSRNCYIGIWYKGLPTPERTVVWVANRDHPISDPYSSWLELDKHGNLSLYTSTGDAVWSTNSSFSLGPLDSIAANLREDGNFIISSSLDDYSWQSFDYLTDTLLPYAKWGYDNDRGIKKVLKSWLHAPNPSTGNFSAEVSRVSADLAEVQLLQNDGFMESKFFIDRFQGIIYYTYVIEFNFIGYSDNYSYVTFSCYSLSSCLARYVLDGSGNLKLFWWSDDKNEWVTIPVDHKKCDLHSGNEDTRVNGKHSGRKNVTWVIVVAAIGLASVMVAIAILLIRLWKRGTTTSSNAMAGDTLKPYNYRDLRKATRNFTIKLGKGGFSTVYKGEFPDSTFIAVKELRGHFQEEKQLRAELNTVGLIQHKNLVRLLGFCLQGSQRFIIYDYMPNGSLESHLFQSDSNVLDWGTRYNIALGTAKGLAYLHEHCRDCIIHCDIKPENILLDAEFNPQVADFGLAKLLGRDFSRVLTTMRGTRGYLAPEWFSGVPITAKVDVYSYGQVLLEIISGRRNMDIVNDDLASYFPAIVFNALNNGEDVLPLVDSKLQGKFRAEELIRACKVGCWCIQDDENDRPTMKEVVQALEGHLDVGIPPIPRFFLSLAEPSVQNGDLKEIEDYSTSSTLPSSFSFSFRPPSVQVEL; from the exons ATGGGGTCATGGGTGTTCAAGTTTGATCTTGTTCTGCTCTTTCTCATGTCGTTCTGGTTCCATGTATCCATTGAATCTGATAGCATCTTTCCAGGGCAGAGACTTTCAGGAAGCGAAACTCTAGTTTCCGATGGAGAAATGTTTGAAATGGGTTTCTTCTCAACATCAGGTTCAGGTAACAACTCTCGGAATTGTTACATAGGGATATGGTACAAAGGGTTACCAACGCCAGAAAGAACAGTGGTGTGGGTAGCCAACAGGGATCATCCTATATCTGATCCATACTCTTCATGGTTAGAACTTGACAAGCATGGCAATCTCTCTCTCTATACTTCCACCGGTGATGCAGTTTGGTCAACCAACTCTTCCTTTAGTTTGGGTCCTTTGGACTCGATAGCTGCTAATCTTCGGGAAGATGGAAACTTTATTATAAGCAGCTCACTTGACGACTACAGTTGGCAAAGCTTTGATTACCTAACTGATACCTTGCTGCCTTATGCGAAGTGGGGATATGATAACGACAGAGGTATTAAAAAGGTTCTGAAATCTTGGCTTCATGCACCTAATCCATCAACTGGCAACTTCTCTGCTGAGGTGAGTAGAGTTTCTGCGGATTTAGCTGAGGTCCAATTGTTACAAAATGATGGTTTTATGGAGTCTAAATTCTTCATAGATCggtttcaaggaatcatatattaCACGTATGTTATTGAATTTAACTTTATAGGATACTCAGACAATTACTCGTATGTAACATTTTCATGTTACTCTCTCTCATCCTGTCTTGCTAGATATGTGTTAGATGGATCTGGAAACCTCAAACTTTTCTGGTGGTCGGATGATAAAAACGAATGGGTTACCATCCCCGTGGACCACAAAAAATGTGACCTTCACAGTGGAAATGAGGATACAAGAGTGAATGGCAAACATAGTGGAAGGAAGAATGTTACTTGGGTGATTGTGGTGGCAGCAATTGGGCTTGCTAGTGTGATGGTTGCTATTGCCATTTTGCTGATAAGGCTGTGGAAAAGAGGCACTACCACTTCATCTAATGCAATGGCAGGAGATACACTGAAGCCGTACAATTACAGAGATTTGAGAAAAGCAACTAGAAACTTCACAATTAAGCTTGGGAAAGGTGGTTTCAGCACTGTTTACAAAGGGGAATTCCCTGATTCAACTTTCATTGCTGTCAAGGAACTTCGAGGACACTTTCAAGAAGAAAAACAGCTTCGAGCAGAACTCAACACGGTAGGGCTGATCCAGCACAAAAATCTTGTTCGCTTACTTGGATTCTGCTTACAAGGTTCCCAGAGATTCATAATTTATGATTACATGCCAAATGGTTCTCTAGAATCTCACTTGTTCCAGAGTGATTCTAATGTCTTAGATTGGGGAACTAGATACAATATTGCTCTTGGCACTGCCAAAGGTTTAGCTTACCTACATGAGCATTGTAGAGACTGCATCATTCATTGCGACATCAAGCCGGAGAACATTTTGTTGGACGCTGAATTTAATCCTCAAGTTGCGGATTTTGGCTTGGCGAAGCTTCTAGGCCGAGACTTCAGCCGGGTTCTTACCACCATGAGAGGAACAAGAGGCTATCTAGCACCAGAGTGGTTCTCTGGTGTCCCAATCACTGCAAAAGTTGATGTGTATAGCTACGGCCAGGTCCTTCTTGAGATCATTTCAGGTAGAAGGAACATGGATATAGTAAATGACGATCTAGCTAGTTATTTCCCGGCAATTGTTTTCAATGCATTGAACAATGGGGAGGATGTTCTGCCTTTAGTAGATTCCAAACTACAAGGCAAATTCAGAGCAGAAGAGCTGATTAGAGCATGCAAGGTTGGTTGTTGGTGCATTCAAGATGATGAGAATGATAGACCAACAATGAAAGAGGTTGTTCAAGCTTTGGAAGGACATCTTGATGTTGGTATTCCTCCAATTCCACGGTTTTTCCTGTCcttagcagaaccttctgtccaaAACGGTGATCTGAAGGAAATCGAGGATTATAGCACATCGAGCACACTACCTTCAAGTTTCAGCTTTAGCTTTCGACCACCA TCAGTTCAAGTTGAACTATGA
- the LOC112737678 gene encoding G-type lectin S-receptor-like serine/threonine-protein kinase At2g19130 isoform X3 codes for MHLIHQLATSLLRYVLDGSGNLKLFWWSDDKNEWVTIPVDHKKCDLHSGNEDTRVNGKHSGRKNVTWVIVVAAIGLASVMVAIAILLIRLWKRGTTTSSNAMAGDTLKPYNYRDLRKATRNFTIKLGKGGFSTVYKGEFPDSTFIAVKELRGHFQEEKQLRAELNTVGLIQHKNLVRLLGFCLQGSQRFIIYDYMPNGSLESHLFQSDSNVLDWGTRYNIALGTAKGLAYLHEHCRDCIIHCDIKPENILLDAEFNPQVADFGLAKLLGRDFSRVLTTMRGTRGYLAPEWFSGVPITAKVDVYSYGQVLLEIISGRRNMDIVNDDLASYFPAIVFNALNNGEDVLPLVDSKLQGKFRAEELIRACKVGCWCIQDDENDRPTMKEVVQALEGHLDVGIPPIPRFFLSLAEPSVQNGDLKEIEDYSTSSTLPSSFSFSFRPPLKKPPLSPLLD; via the exons ATGCACCTAATCCATCAACTGGCAACTTCTCTGCTGAG ATATGTGTTAGATGGATCTGGAAACCTCAAACTTTTCTGGTGGTCGGATGATAAAAACGAATGGGTTACCATCCCCGTGGACCACAAAAAATGTGACCTTCACAGTGGAAATGAGGATACAAGAGTGAATGGCAAACATAGTGGAAGGAAGAATGTTACTTGGGTGATTGTGGTGGCAGCAATTGGGCTTGCTAGTGTGATGGTTGCTATTGCCATTTTGCTGATAAGGCTGTGGAAAAGAGGCACTACCACTTCATCTAATGCAATGGCAGGAGATACACTGAAGCCGTACAATTACAGAGATTTGAGAAAAGCAACTAGAAACTTCACAATTAAGCTTGGGAAAGGTGGTTTCAGCACTGTTTACAAAGGGGAATTCCCTGATTCAACTTTCATTGCTGTCAAGGAACTTCGAGGACACTTTCAAGAAGAAAAACAGCTTCGAGCAGAACTCAACACGGTAGGGCTGATCCAGCACAAAAATCTTGTTCGCTTACTTGGATTCTGCTTACAAGGTTCCCAGAGATTCATAATTTATGATTACATGCCAAATGGTTCTCTAGAATCTCACTTGTTCCAGAGTGATTCTAATGTCTTAGATTGGGGAACTAGATACAATATTGCTCTTGGCACTGCCAAAGGTTTAGCTTACCTACATGAGCATTGTAGAGACTGCATCATTCATTGCGACATCAAGCCGGAGAACATTTTGTTGGACGCTGAATTTAATCCTCAAGTTGCGGATTTTGGCTTGGCGAAGCTTCTAGGCCGAGACTTCAGCCGGGTTCTTACCACCATGAGAGGAACAAGAGGCTATCTAGCACCAGAGTGGTTCTCTGGTGTCCCAATCACTGCAAAAGTTGATGTGTATAGCTACGGCCAGGTCCTTCTTGAGATCATTTCAGGTAGAAGGAACATGGATATAGTAAATGACGATCTAGCTAGTTATTTCCCGGCAATTGTTTTCAATGCATTGAACAATGGGGAGGATGTTCTGCCTTTAGTAGATTCCAAACTACAAGGCAAATTCAGAGCAGAAGAGCTGATTAGAGCATGCAAGGTTGGTTGTTGGTGCATTCAAGATGATGAGAATGATAGACCAACAATGAAAGAGGTTGTTCAAGCTTTGGAAGGACATCTTGATGTTGGTATTCCTCCAATTCCACGGTTTTTCCTGTCcttagcagaaccttctgtccaaAACGGTGATCTGAAGGAAATCGAGGATTATAGCACATCGAGCACACTACCTTCAAGTTTCAGCTTTAGCTTTCGACCACCA CTGAAAAAGCCCCCACTATCACCACTGCTGGACTGA
- the LOC112737678 gene encoding G-type lectin S-receptor-like serine/threonine-protein kinase At2g19130 isoform X1 produces the protein MGSWVFKFDLVLLFLMSFWFHVSIESDSIFPGQRLSGSETLVSDGEMFEMGFFSTSGSGNNSRNCYIGIWYKGLPTPERTVVWVANRDHPISDPYSSWLELDKHGNLSLYTSTGDAVWSTNSSFSLGPLDSIAANLREDGNFIISSSLDDYSWQSFDYLTDTLLPYAKWGYDNDRGIKKVLKSWLHAPNPSTGNFSAEVSRVSADLAEVQLLQNDGFMESKFFIDRFQGIIYYTYVIEFNFIGYSDNYSYVTFSCYSLSSCLARYVLDGSGNLKLFWWSDDKNEWVTIPVDHKKCDLHSGNEDTRVNGKHSGRKNVTWVIVVAAIGLASVMVAIAILLIRLWKRGTTTSSNAMAGDTLKPYNYRDLRKATRNFTIKLGKGGFSTVYKGEFPDSTFIAVKELRGHFQEEKQLRAELNTVGLIQHKNLVRLLGFCLQGSQRFIIYDYMPNGSLESHLFQSDSNVLDWGTRYNIALGTAKGLAYLHEHCRDCIIHCDIKPENILLDAEFNPQVADFGLAKLLGRDFSRVLTTMRGTRGYLAPEWFSGVPITAKVDVYSYGQVLLEIISGRRNMDIVNDDLASYFPAIVFNALNNGEDVLPLVDSKLQGKFRAEELIRACKVGCWCIQDDENDRPTMKEVVQALEGHLDVGIPPIPRFFLSLAEPSVQNGDLKEIEDYSTSSTLPSSFSFSFRPPLKKPPLSPLLD, from the exons ATGGGGTCATGGGTGTTCAAGTTTGATCTTGTTCTGCTCTTTCTCATGTCGTTCTGGTTCCATGTATCCATTGAATCTGATAGCATCTTTCCAGGGCAGAGACTTTCAGGAAGCGAAACTCTAGTTTCCGATGGAGAAATGTTTGAAATGGGTTTCTTCTCAACATCAGGTTCAGGTAACAACTCTCGGAATTGTTACATAGGGATATGGTACAAAGGGTTACCAACGCCAGAAAGAACAGTGGTGTGGGTAGCCAACAGGGATCATCCTATATCTGATCCATACTCTTCATGGTTAGAACTTGACAAGCATGGCAATCTCTCTCTCTATACTTCCACCGGTGATGCAGTTTGGTCAACCAACTCTTCCTTTAGTTTGGGTCCTTTGGACTCGATAGCTGCTAATCTTCGGGAAGATGGAAACTTTATTATAAGCAGCTCACTTGACGACTACAGTTGGCAAAGCTTTGATTACCTAACTGATACCTTGCTGCCTTATGCGAAGTGGGGATATGATAACGACAGAGGTATTAAAAAGGTTCTGAAATCTTGGCTTCATGCACCTAATCCATCAACTGGCAACTTCTCTGCTGAGGTGAGTAGAGTTTCTGCGGATTTAGCTGAGGTCCAATTGTTACAAAATGATGGTTTTATGGAGTCTAAATTCTTCATAGATCggtttcaaggaatcatatattaCACGTATGTTATTGAATTTAACTTTATAGGATACTCAGACAATTACTCGTATGTAACATTTTCATGTTACTCTCTCTCATCCTGTCTTGCTAGATATGTGTTAGATGGATCTGGAAACCTCAAACTTTTCTGGTGGTCGGATGATAAAAACGAATGGGTTACCATCCCCGTGGACCACAAAAAATGTGACCTTCACAGTGGAAATGAGGATACAAGAGTGAATGGCAAACATAGTGGAAGGAAGAATGTTACTTGGGTGATTGTGGTGGCAGCAATTGGGCTTGCTAGTGTGATGGTTGCTATTGCCATTTTGCTGATAAGGCTGTGGAAAAGAGGCACTACCACTTCATCTAATGCAATGGCAGGAGATACACTGAAGCCGTACAATTACAGAGATTTGAGAAAAGCAACTAGAAACTTCACAATTAAGCTTGGGAAAGGTGGTTTCAGCACTGTTTACAAAGGGGAATTCCCTGATTCAACTTTCATTGCTGTCAAGGAACTTCGAGGACACTTTCAAGAAGAAAAACAGCTTCGAGCAGAACTCAACACGGTAGGGCTGATCCAGCACAAAAATCTTGTTCGCTTACTTGGATTCTGCTTACAAGGTTCCCAGAGATTCATAATTTATGATTACATGCCAAATGGTTCTCTAGAATCTCACTTGTTCCAGAGTGATTCTAATGTCTTAGATTGGGGAACTAGATACAATATTGCTCTTGGCACTGCCAAAGGTTTAGCTTACCTACATGAGCATTGTAGAGACTGCATCATTCATTGCGACATCAAGCCGGAGAACATTTTGTTGGACGCTGAATTTAATCCTCAAGTTGCGGATTTTGGCTTGGCGAAGCTTCTAGGCCGAGACTTCAGCCGGGTTCTTACCACCATGAGAGGAACAAGAGGCTATCTAGCACCAGAGTGGTTCTCTGGTGTCCCAATCACTGCAAAAGTTGATGTGTATAGCTACGGCCAGGTCCTTCTTGAGATCATTTCAGGTAGAAGGAACATGGATATAGTAAATGACGATCTAGCTAGTTATTTCCCGGCAATTGTTTTCAATGCATTGAACAATGGGGAGGATGTTCTGCCTTTAGTAGATTCCAAACTACAAGGCAAATTCAGAGCAGAAGAGCTGATTAGAGCATGCAAGGTTGGTTGTTGGTGCATTCAAGATGATGAGAATGATAGACCAACAATGAAAGAGGTTGTTCAAGCTTTGGAAGGACATCTTGATGTTGGTATTCCTCCAATTCCACGGTTTTTCCTGTCcttagcagaaccttctgtccaaAACGGTGATCTGAAGGAAATCGAGGATTATAGCACATCGAGCACACTACCTTCAAGTTTCAGCTTTAGCTTTCGACCACCA CTGAAAAAGCCCCCACTATCACCACTGCTGGACTGA